The stretch of DNA GCCACCCAGCGGCCGCACGCCGGCGAACAGGATGTCGGTGGAGTTCAACTGCACCGGCGCATTCGGCCGGTAGCTGACCTCACCGCTCCACGCCGTACCGGTAGGCAGGGTGGTGGAGAAGCTCAGACCGTACAGGCGAATGTCTTCAGGGTATTCGATGAAGTATTCCGAGTTGCCCGCGACCACCAGCGGCCCCAGCGCCTGGAACGGCCCTGGCAACGCCTTGACGCCGTTATAGATCGACTGCGGCGCACCGGTGGCGCTGAAGATCGGCGCACGGCTGTGGTAGTTCATGAAGTAGGCACCGAACTCGGTGGCCAGCGGGTCGAACATGTACTTGGCAGACACGCCCCACTGCCCGCTGTCACGCGCGTTGCGGTTAGGCGAACGGCGCACCAGCACACCTTCATCGTTGACGTCGACGCCAGCGTTAGCCAACGGGCCGAGCGCGATGCCCGGAATCGTCGAACGCTTGTTCAGGACTCGCAGGTTGTCGTCGCAACCGGTGGTCACGATGTCCGGCTGCGAGAAGAACGTGCCGCAGTTGTCGGTCACGGTTTTCTGCCAGTCGATCTGGTAGAAACCTTCGGCCGAGAGGTTTTCGGTGATGCTCTGGGACACGTAGAACATGTTGACCGGGATCAGGCCTTCCTTGATCTCGGCACCCGGACGGCGGAACGCGGAAACGTCGATCGGGTTGATCGAGTTGATGCCGCCGCCGATGAAGGTACTTTCACCCCAGTTCACCACCTGCTTGCCCAGACGCACCGAACCTGGCTCATCGGCAATCGAGTAGTTGTGGTAAACGAAGGCGTCGAGGATCTGCCCGCCGGAAGAACGCGCCGCGACATCACGGTTGTGGTTGCTGACGTCCTTGTATTCCAGGTCCTGGTTCTGCAGCGCGAAGTCGTACCAGTATTTGCCCCGGACGAAGACCCCGGTGTCACCGTATTTCAGTTCGAGATCATGGATACCCTTGAAGATCTTCGAGAAGGCCTGGCCGCTCTTGAAGTTCAGGTGACCGTTGTCGGAAGTCTGGGACAGGCCCTTGCCGCCGTTGTTGACACCAATAAGATCCTTGTTCGGCTGCTGAGTCGAAATACTCATGCCCAGGGAGAGCGAGGAGTCGAACTGACCTTCGATTTCACCGACGTTGAAACTGACGCCGAATGCGGGCCCGGCGAGCGTAGAGGCAAGACTGACGGCCAGAGGCAGTTTAGCCCGGCGCCAGAACTGGTTTACTGATGTCATCGACGCTACTCCATGTGCATTATTGTTATGGCAGTGAGTACTTTTAAAAACGCCTGGAAGACCGGGAGCCAGTAGCCGCCCGACGTCACTCCAAAGTTGCATCGCCCCGTGTTGTGCGTGTGCCCCGTTCTTAAAAATCCTTGAGCGGACTATAGCCAGCAGGTGGTATTGCTTGATCCCTCTAAAGTGTGATTTGCAGCTGCCGGCCACTCTGGAACAGTCCTTTCGCCAGTCCGACACATGTCGGCCTCGCAAGGATGGCTGAAAATTTGAATTTAACAAGCCAAGCGCTTGCTTGGTGGGTCTGGCGCGCCGTTTTCGGCGCGCCAGCAGACGCTCAGAGCGTCGAGAGGAAGGTGCTGTTGTTGGCCTGCCATTCGGTGATGTCGAGGCGGATGCGCTTCTTGTCGAGTTTACCGACACTGGTCTTGGGAATTTCAGTAACAAGGGCGATCTGGCTCGGAATCGCCCACTTGCTCAGGTGCCCCAACTCCACGAATGGCTTGAGGTGTTCCTTGAGCTCGCGCGCGCCGATCACGTGCCCTTCGCGGATCACCAGCAGCGCAAACGGGCGCTCGCCCCACTGCGGATCGGCGATGCCCACCACTGCTACTTCACGTACCGCCGCGTGACGGCTGATCAGGTCCTCGAGGTCCAGCGAGGAAATCCACTCGCCGCCGGTCTTGATTACGTCTTTGATCCGGTCACGGATGTCGATCACGCCCATGCTGTCGAGTGTCGCCACATCACCGGTGTGCAACCAGCCACCAGCCCACAGTTCGGCGCCCTTCTGCGGCTCGTTGAAATAACCTTCGGTGAGCCACGGCGCACGCAGCACCAGTTCACCCTGGGTCTCGCCGTCGGCCGGGAGAAAGTTACCCTCGGCATCGACAATCGCCGCTTCGACCAGCGGCCCCGGCACACCGGCCTTGATCCGGTAAGTGGTGCGCTCGTCTTCGGTGCCGGCCATCAGTTCGTCATTCAGATGCGCGCATGAGACCAGTGGCCCGGTCTCCGACATGCCGTACGCCGCCGTCAGTTGAATGCCCCGGGACTTGGCGGTTTCATACAACGTGCGATTGAGCGCGCTGCCACCGATGACGATTTTCCAGCCACCAAAATCGGTGCCCTGCGCGCCTTTAGCGTTGAGCAGCATTTGCAGGATGGTCGGCACGCAGTGGGAGAACGTGACCTTCTCCTTGCGCCACAGCTCGACCAGGAATTCAGGGTCGTAACGCCCCGGATAAACCTGCTTGAGCCCGAGCATGGTCGCCACGTATGGCAGGCCCCAGGCATGCACATGGAACATCGGGGTAATCGGCATGTACACGTCGTTGGTGCCGAGCAGCCGCACGCTGTCGATCGCGCCCATGATGGTCGACACGCCCATGGTGTGCAGCACCAGTTGCCGATGGGTGAAGTACACGCCCTTCGGGTTGCCGGTGGTGCCGGTGGTGTAGAACGTGGTGGCGACCGAGTTTTCGTCGAAGTCCTGGAAGTCGTACTGCGTGCTGGCGGCGGCCAGCAGTTGCTCGTACTCGCCGACCAGGTTCGGCAGCTCGGCAGTCTTCTCCGGCAGATCGGTCAGCAGCAGGGTTTTCTCCACCGTGGTCAGGTGCGGCGCGATGGCCTGGTACAGCCCGACAAACTCGCTGTTGACCAGCACGAAGCGGTCCTCGGCGTGGTTCATGGTGTAGAGGATCTGCTCCGGCGAGAGGCGCACGTTGATGGTGTGGATCACCGCGCCGATCATCGGGATGGCGAACATGCATTCCAGGTAGCGATGGCTGTCCCAGTCCATCACCGCCACGGTGTCACCCGCCTTCACCCCGGCCTCCGTCAACACGTTGGCTAGCCGCGCCACGCGCTCGATCAGGGTCGGATAGCTGTAGCGCAACTGGTCTCGGTAGATGATCTCGCGGGTTTTCTCGTAACGGGCGCCGGACATCAGCAGCCGTTTGATCAGCAATGGATACTGGTAGGCCCCATCGGCCGGGGGAATGACGCGAGTCTGCAACATATGAATCCCTTTTCTGGCTGCACGGTGTTGGCGTAGAGAGCATTACTCTAGAGCCGTTATACCCCAGCCAAATCAGCCAAAGGAATGATTTGCAGAACCGTACAAATGCTAGCTTTGCGCCAGCATTTGCCGGTATTCAGCGCCGATCAGGCCGTTTGCCCTACAGCCGCTTCGGAAGGAATGCGTGGGAAAAACACGGCAGCGAGGAAGGTCAACGCGCCGAAACCCGCCAGAATCAAGTAAAGCCCGACAAAACCATGGCGCGGTTCGACATAGGCAATCAGCGGAATCGCCGTTGCGCTGGCGCCGAACGACAGGCAGTAACGCAGGGCGAAGACCCGTGACTGCCACTGCGGCGCAACGAAATTGGCGACCATCGAATCGTTCACCGTCACCTGACCGAACACCACGAACATGAACGCCGCACCGAGCACGATCACTGCCCAGCCATCGACATACGCCATGGCGTACAACAGCGGCGCCTGAAACAGCGTCAACACAATAAACGGCCATTTCAGGCTGACCCGGTGCAGCACCTGGCCGATGCTCAATTGCGCCACCGCACCGAAGGCGTACGCCAGGCTGACCACCACGCCAAGGGTTTGCGGCGAGGCGAACAAGTCATGCAGACGCTCCTGAAACAGCTTCGGGTAGGTCATGGTCGTGGCATTGAACACCACGCCGCCGGTGGCAATGGCCAGCGCCAGCACCGTGAACACCATGACCATCGAAATCCGTTGCCCCGCAACGCCTTTCAGGGCGGTGTGCGGACGCCGCGGGATCGGCTCCTCACGCACCTGCAAGGCAAAACCGATTCCCAGCACAATTGCCACCACCCCCGGTAACACGAACGCTGAACGCCAGCCGAACTGCGCCACCAGCAACCCGGTGATCAGCGCCGAAAACGCCACGCCAAGGTTGCCCCACATGCCGTTGATGCCGATCTCCCGCCCACGGTTCTGTGCATAAGCCACCAGCATAGCGGTGCCCACCGGGTGATAGATCGCTGCAAAAATGCCAATCAGGGTCAGCCCCACTACCAGCATCGTCGGGCCAGTGCTCAGCCCGGTGAAGATCGCCGAGGCGCCAATGCCGAAGAAAAACACCAGCATCATCTGCCGCCGACTCCAGTGATCACCTAACCAGCCAGCCGGTAGCGAGCAGGCGCCAAAGGCAATGAAGCCGCCCAGCGACAGGCCGATCAGCGCGGCGTAGTCGAGACCAAAAGCCTGGGTCATGCCGAGCACGGCGGCGGGAAAAATCAGCATGAACATGTGATCGATCACATGGGCGGCGTTGACATAACGTATGACGTTTCGAGATTGGTTCATGGCGGCACGCTTGTGTTTGTTATGGGCGGATGGTTGTCAGCGGCTCTATGCTAAGTTGGCGACAAAGCGCATACCTGCCAACCAAGTCATCGAATCAGACATGTTAATCACCCATTTCGAACACGGCCCGGTGAGTGCCTATCCCCGGGATTATCTGGACGGCGCACACCAGCCGCTGCACCTGCACCGCGAGGCGCAGTTGCTGTATGCCGTCAGAGGGATCATGCGCGTGGTCACCGATCTGGGTGCCTGGGTGATTCCGCCGAGCCGCGCGGTGTGGATTGCGCCACAAGTCGCACACGAGATATTCATGTCCGGCGACGTGCAGATGCGCTCACTGTTCATCGCCCCCGAGCTGTCACCGGCCAGCCTGCAACAGTGCTGCGTGCTGGCGGTAACGCCGCTGCTGCGCGAGTTGATCCTGCGCGCCGTACAGGGCCCGCCGCACGCGGACAATCCGCTGATCCAGCAGTTGATGCTGGAAGAACTGGCCAGCCTGGAAAACCTGCCGCTGCACATTCCGATGCCGACTGACCGGCGCCTGCAGAACATCTGTCTGGCGCTGCTGCACACACCCGATCACCCCAACACCCTGGAAGACTGGGCGCAACAGGTCGGTGCCAGCTCACGCACCCTGGCGCGGCTGTTCCAACGACAACTGAAGATGAGCTTCAACGCCTGGCGCCAGCAACTGCGCCTGATGGAAGCCCTGCCGCGCCTGCTCGCCGGGGACAGCGTGCAAAGCGTGGCACGGGACTTGGGTTACGGCAGCGCGCGGGCGTTCAGCGCGATGTTTCGCCGTTTGCTCGGGGAGAATCCGCGCGAATACCTCAACAACCTGAGCAAACTCAGCGAACTGTTGTAGGAATCGCCTCGCTCCCCTGTGGGAGCGGGCTTGCTCGCGAAAGCGGTCTTCCAGTCACCTCTGAAGTCGACTGATCCGACGCATTCGCGAGCAAGCCCGCACACACAGTTGATCGCGGTGCTTACTCAGTGCATCTCGGTGAACGCGAGTTTCACGCCGATGGCGATCAGCACCGCGCCCATGGTGCGGTCGAACCAGTGGCCCATGCGGGCGAAACCGGCACGCACGCGTTGCTGACTGAACAGCATCGCCACCAGGCAGAACCAGACAGCCGTCGCAACGGCGAGGTAAACCCCGTAACCGGCCTGCACCGCCAGCGGGGTGTGCGGGTTGATCACCACGGTGAACAGCGAGAGGAAGAACAGCGTGGCTTTCGGGTTCAGGCCGTTGGTGACGAAGCCAGAAGTGAAAGCGCCGCGCGCGGTACGTACACCGGCCTCCTTGTGCAGATCGTCAGTGACGGGTTTCGCCGGTTGCGCGCGCAAGGCCTTGAAGCCGATGTACAGCAGGTAAGCGGCAGCCGCCCATTTCAATGCGTTGAACAGCACGATCGACTGCGACACGATCAGGCCGATGCCCAACAGCGAATAGCCCACGTGCAGGAAAATCGCCGTGCCTACGCCCAATGCGGTCCAGGTGCCCGCGCGTCGGCCATGGGTCACGCTCTCGCGCACCACCACGGCAAAGTCCGGGCCCGGGCTGGCCACGGCCAGCAGATGGATCAGTGCAACGGTCAAGAACTCGGTCCAGTACATGGGGGCTCCTCTGGGGCAGCTTGGTCTATTAAAAAATCTGTAGGAAACGCAGTTACTGTGGTGAGGGGATTTATCCCCGACCGACTGCGCAGCAGTCGCAAACCCATTGCTTGCGGTGCGCCTGAAACACCCAAAAAAATGTTTTTGGGGCTGCTTCGCAGCCATCGGGGATAAATCCCCTCGCCACAAAGTTATTCACTTGGCGATGTATCGCATGAGACTTTCGGGCGCTGTGCGTAACCAATTGTTTCATCTGGTAGGCTCGGCAGATTACGCCTTCCGTTCACCGCACAAAAGGTACAGTTGATGACGAACCCGCGCCGCGCCGTATTCCTTGATCACCCGTCTCTGGATCTCGGCGATCTCGACCTCAGCCCGTTGCGCGCCTGCTTCAGCGACCTGCAACTGTTCGCCCAGACCTTGCCCGAACAGGTCAGCGAGCGCCTGCAAGGTGCCACCGTGGCGATCACCAACAAGATCCGTATCGACGCCGCCGCGATGGCCGCCAACCCCGATCTGAAGCTGATCCTGATCACCGCCACCGGCACCAACAACGTCGATCTGGAAGCGGCCCGCTCCCACGGCATCACCGTGTGCAACTGTCAGGGTTACGGCACGCCGTCGGTGGCGCAACACACGATCATGTTGCTGCTCAACCTCGCCACGCGCCTGGCTGACTACCAGAAAGCGGTGGGCGAAGGTCGCTGGCAGCAGGCAAAACAGTTCTGCCTGCTGGACTACCCGATCGTCGAACTGGAAGGCAAAACCCTCGGCCTGCTCGGTCACGGCGAACTCGGCGGCGCCGTCGCGCGACTGGCCGAAGCATTTGGCATGCGCGTACTGCTCGGGCAGATTCCGGGCCGCCCTGCCCGCGCGGATCGCCTGCCGCTGGAGGCGTTACTGCCACAGGTCGACGCCCTGACCCTGCATTGCCCGCTCAACGAACACACCCGGCACTTCATCGGTGCACACGAACTGGCGGCGATGAAACCCGGCGCCTTTGTGGTCAACACCGCCCGTGGAGGTCTGATCGACGAACAAGCCCTGGCTGATGCTTTGCGCAACGGCCATCTCGGCGGCGCGGCCACCGATGTGCTGAGCGTCGAACCACCGGTCAACGGCAATCCATTGCTGGCCGCCGATATTCCACGCCTTATAGTCACCCCGCACAACGCCTGGGGCAGTCGCGAGGCGCGGCAGCGCATCGTCGGCCAATTGAGCGAAAACGCGCAGGCGTTCTTCAGCGGTAAAGCGCTGCGGGTCGTCAGTTGATAAACTGCGGCACTTTTTTCCAAGGAGCAGTTATGGATCCGCGCAGTGAAGTACTGCTTCGTCAGCCCGAGTTATTCCAGGGTTCGCTGTTGTTGGCCGGTTTGCCCGCCGACGATTTGCTCGGGCGCCTGCCCAATGCGTTCGGCTGGTGCTGGCATGCCGGTGACCAGGCCGCACTCGATGTGCGCTTCGAAGGTCGCAGCCACTTTGGCGTGAACGTGCCGGAGCGCGAGTTCGACAGCGCCGTGGTGTTTTTGCCCAAGTCCAAGGATTTGACCGACTACATCCTCAACGCAGTGGCCGCGCGTCTGGCCGGGCGTGAGGTGTTTCTGGTAGGGGAAAAGCGCAGCGGTATCGAAGGCGCATCGAAACAGCTCAACCTGTTCGGCAAACCACGCAAACTTGACAGCGCGCGCCATTGCCAACTGTGGCAGGTCACCGTGGCCAACGCGCCGCAAGCCAAATCACTGGAAAGCCTGGCGCAGACCTATGAGTTGCCGCTGGCCGAAGGCCCGTTGAAAGTCATCAGCCTGCCGGGCGTGTTCAGCCATGGTCGACTGGATCGCGGCAGCGCCCTGCTGCTGGAGCATCTGGACAAACTGCCGAGCGGTCATCTGCTGGATTTCGGTTGTGGAGCGGGCGTGTTGGGCGCTGCGGTAAAACGTCGGTATCCGCACAATCAGGTCACTTTGCTCGACGTCGATGCGTTCGCCGCCGCCAGCAGTCGCCTGACATTGGCTGCCAACGGTCTGGAAGCGGAGGTGCTGACCGGTGATGGCATCGACGCCGCGCCGATGGGTTTGAACGCGATTCTGAGCAACCCGCCGTTCCATGTCGGGGTTCATACCGATTATTTCGCCACCGAAAACTTGCTGCGAAAAGCGGCGAAACATCTGAAAAACGGCGGCGAACTGCGCTTGGTCGCGAACAGCTTCCTGAAGTATCAGCCACTGATCGAAGAGCATCTGGGCGTGTGTGCGATCAAGGCTGAAGGCAATGGTTTCCGCATCTACCGCGCCAAGCGTGGCTGAAAATTAGCACTTGCCGAATGGGTTCTGCCTAGGCAGAATCCGCTCCGTCCTAGGGGAGTAGTCTCCCACGAGCGCCAAGCTCGTCCGGCATACGTCAACATACTTGATCCTCAGATCATGGCGTATGCGACCCAAGCGTCCGCACCAGACGGATCGCAGGGTTTGACAAGACCTATGACACGCACACCTTACCCGGGGCGGGAAGGCTGTACGTGTCATAGCCGTGTCGACCCGCCCCTTAGGAAATCCTGATGCTGGACTCATTACTCGTTCCCACCGCAATCGTTGCCTTGGCCGAAATCGGCGACAAGACGCAACTGCTCGCGCTGATTCTCGCCGCTCGCTTTCGCAAACCCTGGCCGATCATTGCCGGTATCGTCGCCGCGACCTTGGCCAACCACGCAGCAGCCGGTGCGGTAGGCGCCTGGTTCGGCAGTTTCTTCTCAGACTCGGTCCTGCACTGGATTCTCGCCGCAAGCTTCACCGCCACTGCCCTGTGGACCCTGGTCCCGGACAAGATGGACGACGATGAAGCCAGCACTGCGCGCAAGTTCGGGCCTTTCCTGACGACGCTGATTGCGTTCTTCCTGGCCGAAATGGGCGACAAGACTCAGGTCGCCACGGTGATGCTGGCGGCGCAATACCCTGAGCTGTGGCTGGTAATTATCGGTACGACGGCGGGCATGTTGATTGCCAACGTGCCGGTGGTATTGGCGGGTAATTTTGCCGCGGACAAATTGCCGCTGACCTTGATCCGTCGCCTGGCGGCTTCGGCGTTCTTCATTCTGGCGATCGTTGCGGTGTACAAGGCGATGCAGAGCAGTGGCTGGGTTTAACTTCATCTACTGAACTACCCACAACCTGTGGCGAGGGGATTTATCCCCGATGGGGCTGCGAAGCAGCCCCAAACCTAAACTGCGGTATGCCTGACACTCTGAGACATCAGGTTTTGGGCGCGCTTCGCACCCCATCGGGGATAAATCCCTTCACCACAATCAATCCCATCAGGCACAGGAACTGCGACGGACTCAGGATTTCGGGGCTTTCTCGTACAGCGGCATGACCTTCGGAATCGCCGCCTGCAACGAGGCGATCCGGCTGGCCGAAGCCGGGTGGGTACTCATGAACTCTGGCGGTGCGCCTTCCGAGGCCTTGCTCATCTTGTTCCACAGGGTGATCGCGGCATTCGGGTTGTACCCGGCGCGGGCGGCCAGTTCGAGGCCGATCAGGTCGGCTTCGTTTTCGTTGGCGCGGCTGTTGGGCAAGGTCATGCCGTAGTTGGCGACGGTGTCGGCCAGCGCCAGACTGTCCTGACCCAGACCGAACAACGCGCCAGCGCCCTGCTTGGCCATTTCGATCCCGTAAGCCTTGGACATCGCTTCACGACCGTGCTCGCGCAGGGCGTGGGCGATTTCATGGCCCATCACTGCGGCGATTTCATCGTCGGTGAGTTTCAGGCTGTCGATCAGCCCGGTGTAGAAAATGATCTTGCCGCCAGGACCGCAGTTGGCGTTGAGCTCATCGCTCTTGATCAGGTTGACCTCCCACTGCCATTGCGCGGCATCGGGGCGGAAATTCGGCGCCTGGGCGATCAGCCGGTTGGCAATCGCCTGAACCCGCTTGGCCTCCGGGCTGCTCTTGTCCAGCACGCCTTTGCTCGACGCTTCGCCAACGGTCTTCTGATAGGACTGGGCATACATCTGGTCGACCTCTTGCGAGGACAGCATGCTGAACATGTACTGCTTGCGCTCCACCCCCACGGCTCCGCCGCTGGTGGTGTTGACTGACTGACAACCGGCCAGCAACAGCGCTGCGCTCAGTGCACTTACAACCAATGTCTTGTTCATTCAAAAGCTCCCTGAAAACATGCGCGTATCCTAGGCGGGTAATTGTATCGACGCCAGATACAACAGACGTGTTGCAGTGTCTTTTCGACGTTTCCCACCACCCCTGTCGTAAAAAATTCACAGCGACCGGCGAACCCGCTACCACTGCGTCGCACACCGATCCATTTGCGACATCCCCCGCCCCATTGTTCCGCTCAGCACTCATGGCGCAATGCCTGCTGCCGATACAACAGCGCAGACGTCCTCTTGCGTGCGGAGCTCCCATGAAGTTCAAGTCGATCCAGTTTTCCGTCGCCGCCCTGGCCGGCGCCATTGTCCTCAGCGTGGTCGCCGCGCTGGTGCTGTACGCGCTGTTTTCCGGCGCCCGTACGCAAGAGATGGTGCAACAGCGCACGCAGGCGCAGTTCGAGCAAGTCATCGAACAACGCCTGACCTCGCTGGCGCAGACCCAGGTCAGCCAGATCCAGCGCGAACTCGAAGCGCCGCTGCTGATTGCCGGCGGACTGGTGCGCGTCAACGCCCTGCTCGGCACGCCGGGCGCCGATGGTCAGCCGCGCCTGACCGTCAGCCGCAAGCAGTTGATCAGCCTGATCAAAGAGAACGTCGAGAAGAATCCGAAGATTCTCGGCACTTACATCGGCTGGGAAAAGAACGCACTGGACCACAATGACGCAGCCTACGTCGGCACCAGCGTGGTGGGTATCGACGCAGCCAACGGGCGCTTCCTGCCATGGTGGTTCCGCAACGACGACGGCACCCTCGGCCTGGACAAACTGGCGGACGTCGACGACCAGAAAGTCCTGTCCACCGGCGTGCGCGCCAGCGAATACTACCTGTGCTCGAAAGAGAGCAAAAAATCCTGCGTGATCGATCCGGCGCCGTACAAGGTCGGCGACAAGATCGTCATGCTCGCCTCGTTCATTGAGCCGATCATGCTCAACGGCGCATTCCAGGGCATTGTCGGCGCCGACCTGTCGGTGAACTTCATCCAGGACATGCTCCTCGGCGCCAACCAGAAACTCTACAGCGGTGCCGGGCAAATGGCCCTGATCGGCGGCAACGGCCGGATCGTTGCCTACACCAAGGACCCAAGCAAGTTCGGTGAGAAGGTCAGCGACATCCTCGACGCCGAGCAGATCGCCAACATGGCCAATCTCAAGCGCGGCGAAGTCACCTACTCGGTCAACAAGGACAAGGGCCGCATCGAGTTGTACCTGCCGTTCGGCATCGGCCAGACCGACGCCCGCTGGACCTTGATGCTGCAATTGCCGCTGAACGCAGTGATGGCGGATCTGCAGAAGCTCCAGGCCGACCTCGATGCCCAGCGCAAATCCGATACCTTCGGCATGGCCATCGTCGGTCTGATCATCGCCGGCGTCGGCCTGCTGGTGATCTGGCTGGTCGGTCACGGCATCGCCCGACCACTCAAGCAAATGGTCGCCATGCTGGATGACATCGCCAAAGGTGAAGGCGATCTGACTCGTCGCTTGAGCAGTGATCGCAGCGATGAGCTCGGCTCGATTGCCAAGGGCTTCAACACCTTCCTCGCCAAGTTGCAGGCGATGATCACGCAGGTGGTGACGTCGGTGCAGAGCGTCAGCGATTCCTCTGAACACACCGCCGACATCGCAATTCGCACCAACATCGGCATTCAGAAACAAATGGCCGAGATCGATCAGGTCGCCACCGCCGTGCAGGAAATGACCGCGACTGCGCAAGACGTCGCGCGCAACGCCACCCAGGCCGCGCAAGCCGCCAGCCATGCGGATCAGGCCGCAGGGCAAGGCATGCAGATTGTCCGTGACACCTCGAATTCGATTGGCGTGCTGGCGGTGGAAATCGGCAAAGCCGTGGAGGTGGTGCAGGCCCTGGCCAAGGACAGCGAGAACATCAACGCGATCCTCACCGCGATTCGCGGGATCGCCGAACAGACCAACCTGCTGGCGCTGAACGCGGCGATCGAAGCGGCGCGTGCCGGCGAACAAGGGCGCGGTTTTGCCGTGGTGGCGGACGAGGTGCGCAATCTGGCGCAGAAGACCCAGAAGGCCACCGAAGAAATCCAGAGCATGATCCAGCAACTGCAACAGGGCACCCGCGATGTCGTGCGGGTCATGGAAGACAGCCAGAACCGTACCGATGAAAGCGTGCAGCACGCGGCGAAAGCGGCTCAAGCGCTGGAAACGATTACTCAGGCGGTGTCGGTGATCAACGACATGAACACGCAGATTGCCAGTGCGGCCGAAGAACAGAGCGCGGTGGCGGATGACATCAACCGCAATGTGATCAACATCGGGCAAGTGGCCAATGAAGTGGCGGGCGGTGCGGATGAGTCGAGTTCGGCGAGCGCGGATTTGACCAAATTGGCTGAGCAGCAGCGGCGGTTGATCAATCAGTTCAAGGTCTGAAAAGCGAAAAGCACCCTCACCCCAGCCCTCTCCCGGAGGGAGAGGGGGGCCGACCGAGTTGTCTCCTGTCATACATCGACCTGAAATAACCAGTCGATTATGGATTCAAAGCAGAGCGTTCAAGTCGGTGTATTTCTTCAATATCCCCCAATCGGTCCCCTCTCCCTCTGGGAGGGAGAGGGGGCCGACCGAGTTGTCTCCTGTCATACATCGACCTGAAATAACCAGTCGATTATGGATT from Pseudomonas sp. P8_229 encodes:
- a CDS encoding DUF1302 domain-containing protein, which codes for MTSVNQFWRRAKLPLAVSLASTLAGPAFGVSFNVGEIEGQFDSSLSLGMSISTQQPNKDLIGVNNGGKGLSQTSDNGHLNFKSGQAFSKIFKGIHDLELKYGDTGVFVRGKYWYDFALQNQDLEYKDVSNHNRDVAARSSGGQILDAFVYHNYSIADEPGSVRLGKQVVNWGESTFIGGGINSINPIDVSAFRRPGAEIKEGLIPVNMFYVSQSITENLSAEGFYQIDWQKTVTDNCGTFFSQPDIVTTGCDDNLRVLNKRSTIPGIALGPLANAGVDVNDEGVLVRRSPNRNARDSGQWGVSAKYMFDPLATEFGAYFMNYHSRAPIFSATGAPQSIYNGVKALPGPFQALGPLVVAGNSEYFIEYPEDIRLYGLSFSTTLPTGTAWSGEVSYRPNAPVQLNSTDILFAGVRPLGGALTNASILNGVPGQDLHGYNRKEITQLQTTLTHFFDQVMGANRLTLVGEVGVTHVGGLESKSEARYGRDPVFGPGELPSTGGLNTCSQILNTSTINGAGPGASRDNVSSNCNNDGFTTATSWGYRARAIWDYSDVFAGVNLKPNVAWSHDVKGYSPGPGGNFEEGRKAISLGLDAEYQNTYTASLAYTNFFGGDYSTVDDRDFVALSVGVNF
- a CDS encoding fatty acid--CoA ligase gives rise to the protein MLQTRVIPPADGAYQYPLLIKRLLMSGARYEKTREIIYRDQLRYSYPTLIERVARLANVLTEAGVKAGDTVAVMDWDSHRYLECMFAIPMIGAVIHTINVRLSPEQILYTMNHAEDRFVLVNSEFVGLYQAIAPHLTTVEKTLLLTDLPEKTAELPNLVGEYEQLLAAASTQYDFQDFDENSVATTFYTTGTTGNPKGVYFTHRQLVLHTMGVSTIMGAIDSVRLLGTNDVYMPITPMFHVHAWGLPYVATMLGLKQVYPGRYDPEFLVELWRKEKVTFSHCVPTILQMLLNAKGAQGTDFGGWKIVIGGSALNRTLYETAKSRGIQLTAAYGMSETGPLVSCAHLNDELMAGTEDERTTYRIKAGVPGPLVEAAIVDAEGNFLPADGETQGELVLRAPWLTEGYFNEPQKGAELWAGGWLHTGDVATLDSMGVIDIRDRIKDVIKTGGEWISSLDLEDLISRHAAVREVAVVGIADPQWGERPFALLVIREGHVIGARELKEHLKPFVELGHLSKWAIPSQIALVTEIPKTSVGKLDKKRIRLDITEWQANNSTFLSTL
- a CDS encoding MFS transporter; this encodes MNQSRNVIRYVNAAHVIDHMFMLIFPAAVLGMTQAFGLDYAALIGLSLGGFIAFGACSLPAGWLGDHWSRRQMMLVFFFGIGASAIFTGLSTGPTMLVVGLTLIGIFAAIYHPVGTAMLVAYAQNRGREIGINGMWGNLGVAFSALITGLLVAQFGWRSAFVLPGVVAIVLGIGFALQVREEPIPRRPHTALKGVAGQRISMVMVFTVLALAIATGGVVFNATTMTYPKLFQERLHDLFASPQTLGVVVSLAYAFGAVAQLSIGQVLHRVSLKWPFIVLTLFQAPLLYAMAYVDGWAVIVLGAAFMFVVFGQVTVNDSMVANFVAPQWQSRVFALRYCLSFGASATAIPLIAYVEPRHGFVGLYLILAGFGALTFLAAVFFPRIPSEAAVGQTA
- a CDS encoding AraC family transcriptional regulator gives rise to the protein MLITHFEHGPVSAYPRDYLDGAHQPLHLHREAQLLYAVRGIMRVVTDLGAWVIPPSRAVWIAPQVAHEIFMSGDVQMRSLFIAPELSPASLQQCCVLAVTPLLRELILRAVQGPPHADNPLIQQLMLEELASLENLPLHIPMPTDRRLQNICLALLHTPDHPNTLEDWAQQVGASSRTLARLFQRQLKMSFNAWRQQLRLMEALPRLLAGDSVQSVARDLGYGSARAFSAMFRRLLGENPREYLNNLSKLSELL
- a CDS encoding LysE family translocator; the encoded protein is MYWTEFLTVALIHLLAVASPGPDFAVVVRESVTHGRRAGTWTALGVGTAIFLHVGYSLLGIGLIVSQSIVLFNALKWAAAAYLLYIGFKALRAQPAKPVTDDLHKEAGVRTARGAFTSGFVTNGLNPKATLFFLSLFTVVINPHTPLAVQAGYGVYLAVATAVWFCLVAMLFSQQRVRAGFARMGHWFDRTMGAVLIAIGVKLAFTEMH
- a CDS encoding 2-hydroxyacid dehydrogenase, whose product is MTNPRRAVFLDHPSLDLGDLDLSPLRACFSDLQLFAQTLPEQVSERLQGATVAITNKIRIDAAAMAANPDLKLILITATGTNNVDLEAARSHGITVCNCQGYGTPSVAQHTIMLLLNLATRLADYQKAVGEGRWQQAKQFCLLDYPIVELEGKTLGLLGHGELGGAVARLAEAFGMRVLLGQIPGRPARADRLPLEALLPQVDALTLHCPLNEHTRHFIGAHELAAMKPGAFVVNTARGGLIDEQALADALRNGHLGGAATDVLSVEPPVNGNPLLAADIPRLIVTPHNAWGSREARQRIVGQLSENAQAFFSGKALRVVS
- a CDS encoding class I SAM-dependent methyltransferase, which codes for MDPRSEVLLRQPELFQGSLLLAGLPADDLLGRLPNAFGWCWHAGDQAALDVRFEGRSHFGVNVPEREFDSAVVFLPKSKDLTDYILNAVAARLAGREVFLVGEKRSGIEGASKQLNLFGKPRKLDSARHCQLWQVTVANAPQAKSLESLAQTYELPLAEGPLKVISLPGVFSHGRLDRGSALLLEHLDKLPSGHLLDFGCGAGVLGAAVKRRYPHNQVTLLDVDAFAAASSRLTLAANGLEAEVLTGDGIDAAPMGLNAILSNPPFHVGVHTDYFATENLLRKAAKHLKNGGELRLVANSFLKYQPLIEEHLGVCAIKAEGNGFRIYRAKRG